In a single window of the Branchiostoma floridae strain S238N-H82 chromosome 2, Bfl_VNyyK, whole genome shotgun sequence genome:
- the LOC118409343 gene encoding leucine-rich repeat protein SHOC-2-like produces the protein MGSPEIDHVIEQCLQKQEAVLNLSHRDISVLPPTLRQVTHVRRLLLNNNKLLMPPTELLALQQLEELTLDCNNLTLLPTGIGGLRTLTYLSLSNNSLGFLPGEIGKLQDLTQLWIADTKLMGLPPEIGLLQKLEKLSAKNNQISSLPDELCNLSKLSWLNLAQNQLDRLPGSFYKLQNLSYLNVDGNRFAEVPAGLGDTPALSSLSLRKNMISSLPDDLLLSLNKLCKIDLRENPLQERPAHWKGLDFILLGPDNTGAGDGPGTSTESENTDSSGDSTEDGDDSPTEEQTIGT, from the exons ATGGGAAGTCCAGAAATAGACCATGTGATCGAGCAGTGTCTCCAGAAGCAGGAAGCTGTTCTGAACTTAAGTCATCGTGATATCAGCGTCCTGCCACCAACGCTACGTCAGGTGACACATGTCAGACGACTGCtcctcaacaacaacaaacttctCATGCCGCCCACCGAACTCCTGGCGTTGCAGCAACTTGAAGAACTGACTTTGGACTGTAACAACCTGACTCTTCTTCCAACTGGAATAGGTGGACTCAGAACACTGACATACCTGAGTCTCAGCAACAACAGCTTGGGCTTTCTTCCCGGAGAAATAG GGAAGCTGCAAGATTTAACCCAACTGTGGATAGCTGACACCAAACTGATGGGCCTGCCACCAGAAATCGGTCTACTCCAGAAGCTGGAAAAACTCAGTGCTAAGAACAACCAAATATCTTCACTCCCAGATGAGCTGTGTAACTTGTCTAAGTTGTCCTGGCTGAATTTGGCACAGAACCAACTGGACAGGCTTCCTGGCAGTTTCTACAAGTTACAGAACTTGTCTTATCTGAACGTTGATGGGAACAGGTTTGCAGAGGTGCCAGCTGGCCTGGGAGACACCCCTGCCCTGTCATCCCTGAGTCTCAGGAAAAACATGATCTCCTCCTTACCCGATGATCTACTTCTTAGTCTGAACAAGCTGTGTAAGATTGATCTCAGGGAAAACCCTCTCCAGGAGAGGCCTGCACACTGGAAG GGTTTGGACTTCATCCTGCTGGGTCCAGACAACACTGGTGCTGGGGATGGGCCAGGAACCAGCACAGAGTCTGAGAACACGGACAGCAGTGGGGACAGCACAGAAGATGGGGACGACTCACCAACAGAAGAACAAACTATTGGAACCTAG